One window of the Penaeus vannamei isolate JL-2024 chromosome 31, ASM4276789v1, whole genome shotgun sequence genome contains the following:
- the LOC113807051 gene encoding proline-rich protein 36 (The sequence of the model RefSeq protein was modified relative to this genomic sequence to represent the inferred CDS: added 299 bases not found in genome assembly), which yields MTESFEEKKNSHGVSPYRIFRSVKFSATRVPKRILPPSATRATGERDRKTWRESLRELTLNRDYLCRMGKGRAIGKLEQPKMQCLNLILVFLALAGTSSGCKYFCKSPVTQQYECCDDGNPYYNPEEDEGVTAEVVPVDLPAELPSGPSSNCFYYCAYDGEVYCCGDVSRPSEYNDSDPEPLSPTSTTSHDPPDISPPQPDLPLTDANRPRPPPSSDQRFSPGLASHSLSDPLLNGTVDSKSSSSSSSSADSRNSLLRLSLIQKMDRSGAPSLSPTHNYLRLPLHLLQRPTKGHEASAVQSTVKPTPWSPPFSGAKPNRVKPKQKTESSSFIAPFTNIFSFMNFTMDIPDILAGFGIGSGTTTPAPAPDPDPVKPVGANNNEKMVDVALRLSTIGREDTAVYIHKDNKESWIPILTSVPTDSAASLTSGLDLDHLPPGTIISVHKPSELMEALSSGTSFYNTPLKEIEKPEQFSIFSESSLIDREHSQGHSRTESKPPIYYYPPVIPASSIRGTLQDEASKVSYHVSPDSVLNVSPIGPVQEPVGPSIGSSYSSFVAPSLSSPLESPHSAPHHSPIHTSQFSAVPNPSSFGGSAEAPPYSPIFPTTDQENLQFSKPSIIAEVPPLEMVPPPMEPPSFNMVPPPVNPYTPEIDLTEDEVNELIDSVFCACKKGDPCDCEELNDLILVFPPKPMEPYVFLPLDSLSSPSLSNRLPSLSKPIFHPPGNGPHTNIHPPRHYQEVHPTGLSVHPYSGPIGQPQPTQQPAPVYKHREPAHPPAPAYKQVEASYQPAPVYKHPTPSHAPAPVYQHKAPSHERAASFRHTAPPSQRPAPAHFPSVPITPTALRPQAFSITGPVSFETDAFTLEITSNEEGSKELTSQELRSNSVESPSNFETLGPHHLLDFRGGAALVHPGHGLSPYVSHGLPSFVAKRESQPSPYTHSHTPQYPISYSLESSPSQAIGIRSHPGSNAFRHPPAKTPQTAPPKAPPQSSSYPRPQIKSEQSVPRAPPQQKDAQLFSIQPLPLDSFHQITAPQYFHEKPVIQILPEAPKPKTFQATTTPPPPKTAPPRRQHRPGTPISSSGSAFGRYPSPQQSYSSVLLEDLARNYALNSHSKAPRNKLSIAQLLSSVARQTADSLVTSDYSNIAIANQRPSAPSSVPAPVTEDSSAAVANTPNTPATTPPPPSSFQTLSSAALQEIRSPVLSLPPRSASSASSSSSSSSSSPRS from the exons ATGACCGAAAgtttcgaggaaaaaaaaaactctcacgGTGTTTCGCCATACAGAATCTTCAGGTCGGTTAAATTTTCTGCAACAAGAGTGCCTAAGCGTATTCTCCCGCCATCAGCCACGCGAGCAACAGGTGAGAGAGACCGCAAAACTTGGCGCGAATCTCTACGGGAACTGACACTGAACCGCGACTATCTGTGCCGGATGGGCAAGGGGCGAGCTATCGG GAAACTTGAACAACCCAAGATGCAGTGCCTCAATCTTATCCTCGTGTTTTTGGCACTGGCTGGCACCTCCTCAGGTTGCAAGTACTTCTGCAAATCACCTGTTACTCAACAATACGAATGTTGTGATGATGGCAACCCTTACTACAACCCAGAAG aAGATGAAGGTGTAACAG CCGAAGTAGTGCCTGTGGATCTTCCGGCCG AGCTCCCCAGCGGCCCTTCCAGCAACTGCTTTTATTACTGCGCCTATGATGGTGAAGTCTACTGCTGTGGTGACGTTTCCAGGCCCAGTGAGTACAACGACTCTGACCCCGAGCCTCTCTCTCCGACCAGTACGACCTCTCACGACCCGCCTGACATCTCTCCCCCACAGCCTGACCTTCCCTTGACTGATGCCAATAGACCGagacctcctccttcctctgaccAAAGGTTTTCCCCAGGGTTAGCGTCGCATTCTCTGTCTGATCCTCTCTTAAACGGCACTGTGGACTctaagtcttcttcttcttcttcttcttcggctgaCTCGCGCAATTCTCTGTTGAGGTTATCGCTTATCCAGAAGATGGATCGCAGTGGCGCCCCGTCGCTCAGTCCGACTCACAACTACCTtcgccttcccctccacctcctgcaGCGTCCGACCAAAGGCCATGAGGCATCCGCTGTCCAGTCCACGGTCAAGCCAACGCCCTGGTCTCCTCCATTTTCCGGAGCGAAGCCCAACAGGGTCAAGCCCAAGCAGAAAACGGAGAGCAGCTCCTTCATCGCCCCTTTCACTAACATCTTCTCGTTCATGAACTTCACGATGGACATTCCGGATATCTTGGCAGGGTTCGGCATTGGCTCGGGGACCACAACGCCGGCCCCAGCCCCAGACCCAGACCCTGTCAAGCCGGTTGGGgcaaacaataatgagaaaatggtGGATGTGGCACTGAGACTTTCCACAATTGGCAGGGAAGACACCGCCGTCTACATCCACAAAGATAATAAGGAATCCTGGATCCCGATTCTCACCTCAGTGCCGACGGACAGCGCCGCAAGCCTTACTTCCGGTCTCGACCTCGACCATCTTCCTCCTGGCACGATCATCTCAGTCCACAAACCCTCTGAACTCATGGAAGCTCTCTCCTCTGGGACCAGTTTCTACAATACTCCACTGAAGGAAATTGAGAAACCAGAGCAATTCTCCATTTTCTCAGAATCTTCACTTATTGACAGAGAACACTCTCAGGGGCATTCTCGCACTGAAAGCAAACCACCGATTTATTATTACCCACCTGTAATACCAGCGAGTTCCATCCGGGGCACTTTGCAAGACGAGGCATCGAAGGTCTCCTACCATGTCTCTCCGGACTCAGTTTTGAATGTCTCTCCTATAGGACCTGTCCAAGAACCAGTGGGCCCTTCTATAggatcctcttattcctcttttgtaGCGCCATCTCTTTCTTCGCCTTTAGAATCACCTCATTCTGCTCCTCATCATTCACCTATCCATACATCACAATTTTCAGCTGTCCCTAATCCTTCATCATTTGGAGGATCAGCTGAAGCTCCGCCATACTCCCCGATCTTCCCTACGACCGACCAAGAAAACCTGCAATTTAGCAAGCCAAGCATTATCGCTGAGGTTCCTCCCCTAGAGATGGTCCCGCCGCCTATGGAGCCTCCTTCGTTCAACATGGTCCCCCCTCCTGTCAACCCTTATACTCCCGAGATCGACTTAACGGAAGATGAAGTCAATGAATTAATCGACTCTGTTTTCTGTGCGTGTAAAAAGGGCGATCCCTGTGACTGCGAGGAACTCAATGACCTAATCCTCGTTTTTCCTCCCAAGCCTATGGAACCGTATGTGTTTTTGCCGCTGGACTCCCTCTCCTCGCCATCCCTGTCCAATCGTTTGCCCTCCTTGAGTAAGCCAATATTCCATCCTCCTGGAAATGGGCCACACACGAATATTCATCCACCTCGGCATTATCAAGAAGTCCATCCAACAGGACTGTCAGTCCATCCGTATTCAGGACCCATCGGTCAACCTCAACCGACACAGCAACCAGCTCCGGTCTACAAGCACAGAGAACCCGCACATCCACCAGCACCAGCTTATAAACAAGTGGAAGCATCTTATCAGCCAGCACCAGTGTACAAGCACCCAACCCCGTCTCACGCACCAGCACCAGTTTACCAGCACAAGGCACCATCACATGAACGAGCTGCAAGTTTTCGACACACAGCTCCACCCAGTCAACGGCCAGCTCCTGCACATTTCCCAAGCGTGCCAATTACCCCGACTGCATTAAGACCGCAGGCGTTCTCTATTACGGGGCCAGTTTCCTTCGAGACAGATGCATTCACTCTTGAAATTACATCTAATGAAGAAGGTTCAAAAGAGTTGACATCACAAGAACTACGCTCGAATTCGGTCGAGTCTCCAAGCAATTTTGAAACCTTAGGCCCGCACCATCTGCTTGACTTCAGGGGCGGTGCAGCGTTGGTGCATCCAGGACATGGATTATCCCCCTATGTAAGCCATGGCCTTCCGTCCTTTGTTGCGAAGAGGGAGTCGCAGCCctcaccatacacacactcacacacgcctcAGTACCCTATATCCTACAGCCTCGAATCCAGCCCCTCTCAGGCGATTGGCATCCGTTCACATCCAGGGTCCAACGCCTTTCGTCATCCACCAGCCAAGACACCACAGACAGCCCCGCCAAAGGCTCCCCCGCAATCCAGCTCGTATCCTCGCCCGCAGATCAAGTCGGAGCAATCAGTGCCGCGAGCTCCTCCTCAGCAAAAAGACGCTCAGCTGTTTTCCATCCAGCCGCTGCCCTTGGACTCCTTCCACCAGATCACGGCGCCGCAGTACTTCCACGAGAAGCCCGTGATCCAGATCCTGCCCGAAGCCCCGAAGCCGAAGACGTTCCAGGCAACGACGACTCCGCCTCCTCCCAAGACCGCGCCGCCACGAAGACAGCATCGCCCTGGCACTCCGATCAGCTCGTCCGGGAGTGCCTTCGGCCGCTACCCATCGCCGCAGCAGTCGTATTCCTCCGTTCTGCTCGAGGACCTGGCGCGCAACTACGCCTTGAACTCCCACTCGAAGGCCCCGAGGAACAAGCTGTCCATCGCGCAGCTCTTGTC